Proteins co-encoded in one Campylobacter ornithocola genomic window:
- a CDS encoding MarR family winged helix-turn-helix transcriptional regulator, translating into MNFYKGFFIFFQKITYTNRKILYKINEILEPFGLKSSDWRVFVYLNHHQNSTLAPICEFYQMDKAILSRVVSKLGKLGYIEFLKANDKREKIITLSAKGKEVYFDANFCIRQYEKEILGILNSQDQEKLLKLLDYINKKI; encoded by the coding sequence ATTAATTTTTATAAAGGATTTTTTATTTTTTTTCAAAAAATTACCTATACAAATAGGAAAATACTCTATAAAATCAATGAAATTTTAGAACCTTTTGGGTTAAAGTCAAGTGATTGGAGAGTTTTTGTATATTTAAATCATCATCAAAATAGCACTTTGGCTCCAATATGTGAGTTTTACCAGATGGATAAGGCTATACTTTCTAGAGTTGTTTCTAAATTAGGAAAACTCGGATATATAGAGTTTTTAAAGGCAAATGATAAAAGAGAAAAAATCATCACTTTAAGTGCTAAAGGCAAAGAAGTTTATTTTGATGCAAACTTTTGTATAAGACAATATGAAAAGGAAATTTTAGGTATATTAAATTCACAAGACCAAGAAAAGCTTTTAAAATTACTTGATTATATTAATAAAAAAATTTAG
- the trmA gene encoding tRNA (uridine(54)-C5)-methyltransferase TrmA, which produces MHFEEKIALNKALFSSLYDGEIQCFKSPLKAYRTRAEFSIYHHENGEIFYAMFENKKKIPIEKFSIADEKIQKYMSILLCNLNENLKHKLFGVEFLATKLDLSITLLYHKNIELIAQDLQELATRLNLKLIARSRGKKLVFNGEILRQILNINTKEFLYEFNNDCFIQPNTFINEKMIEWVLSCIENDFRQDLLELYCGYGNFTIALARYFGKVLATEISKKNIEFALENCVLNSIENITFTRLSSEELSQALKKEREFNRLKGVDLDSFKMSHVLVDPPRSGLDLSVVEFIKHYENIIYISCNPISLKENLEILCQSHKISRFAFFDQFVNTPHLECGVYLRKKA; this is translated from the coding sequence ATGCATTTTGAAGAAAAAATTGCTTTAAATAAAGCATTGTTTTCTTCTTTATATGATGGAGAAATTCAGTGTTTTAAATCACCTTTAAAAGCTTATAGAACTAGAGCAGAATTTTCTATATATCATCATGAAAATGGGGAAATTTTTTATGCAATGTTTGAAAATAAGAAAAAAATTCCTATTGAGAAATTTAGTATAGCAGATGAAAAAATTCAAAAATATATGTCTATTTTATTGTGTAATTTAAATGAAAATTTAAAACATAAGCTTTTTGGGGTGGAGTTTTTAGCTACAAAATTAGATTTAAGTATAACTTTGCTTTATCATAAAAATATAGAGCTAATCGCGCAAGATTTACAAGAATTGGCAACAAGATTAAATCTTAAACTCATAGCAAGAAGTAGAGGTAAGAAACTTGTATTTAATGGAGAAATCTTAAGACAGATTTTGAATATTAACACTAAAGAATTTTTATATGAGTTTAATAATGATTGTTTTATCCAACCTAATACCTTTATTAATGAAAAGATGATTGAATGGGTTTTATCTTGTATAGAGAATGATTTTAGACAAGATTTATTAGAGCTTTATTGTGGTTATGGAAATTTTACTATAGCGTTAGCAAGATATTTTGGTAAAGTTTTAGCGACTGAAATTTCCAAAAAAAATATTGAATTTGCTCTAGAAAATTGTGTTTTAAATTCTATTGAAAATATAACTTTTACAAGACTTTCTAGCGAAGAATTAAGTCAAGCTTTAAAAAAAGAAAGAGAATTTAATCGTTTAAAAGGGGTAGATTTAGATAGTTTTAAAATGTCTCACGTTTTGGTTGATCCTCCAAGATCAGGACTTGATTTAAGCGTAGTCGAGTTTATAAAACATTATGAGAATATCATTTATATTTCTTGCAATCCTATTAGCTTAAAAGAAAATCTTGAGATTTTATGTCAAAGTCATAAAATCTCAAGATTTGCCTTTTTTGATCAATTTGTCAATACACCTCACCTTGAATGCGGAGTATATTTAAGAAAAAAAGCTTAG
- a CDS encoding Na+/H+ antiporter NhaC family protein, whose protein sequence is MKIFYLLLTPLLLFADAQVNAELFGIWTLLPPVIAIILAFITKDVVLSLFIGALSGTFMLGLIENSIYHAIIVSFTGFISKVVNAMASPGNAGILLQVLTIGGVVALITKTGGTKAVAVWLSTKAKQAKSSQFATWCMGIFIFFDDYANSLIVGPIMRPVTDKFRVSREKLAFIMDATAAPITGLAIISTWIGLEISLIRSGYDLIDNATFAHLGIAKEEVNAFEIFVQTLPYRFYNLFMLIFVILTIYTGREFGPMLKAELRARAGKFSHGHEQIDNIEDKVLEPKEHIKLQASNAIIPLGVLIVFSFIGFYFSGYNALDDASIKAQIDVAPLSLFAFRETFGAADASVVLFQAALLATIVAIILGMYRKIFTLKEAIAIWTHGWRTMIMTVIILLCAWSLASVIKDLGTSKYLIDLFSDKTPIYLLPTAIFIFASIISFSTGTSYGTMGILMPLAIPLAMAVGVHNELSGVELHQYMIINISGVLTGAIFGDHCSPISDTTILSSMGSKCDLLAHVSTQMPYALSVCAISILCGYLPVALGLNVWLGLVFGILAMIALLFVVGKKVDV, encoded by the coding sequence ATGAAAATTTTTTATTTACTATTAACTCCTTTATTGTTATTTGCTGATGCACAAGTAAATGCAGAGCTTTTTGGAATTTGGACGCTTTTACCACCTGTAATAGCTATTATTTTAGCTTTTATTACTAAAGATGTAGTACTTTCTTTGTTTATTGGTGCATTAAGCGGTACTTTTATGTTAGGACTTATTGAAAATAGCATTTATCATGCGATTATAGTTTCTTTTACTGGATTTATTTCTAAAGTAGTAAATGCTATGGCAAGTCCAGGAAATGCAGGTATTTTATTACAAGTTTTAACTATAGGCGGAGTTGTGGCACTCATTACCAAAACAGGGGGAACAAAAGCTGTAGCTGTTTGGCTTTCTACTAAGGCCAAGCAAGCAAAAAGTTCGCAATTTGCTACTTGGTGTATGGGGATTTTTATTTTCTTTGATGATTATGCCAACTCATTAATCGTAGGTCCTATCATGCGTCCAGTTACTGATAAATTTAGAGTGAGTCGGGAAAAACTTGCTTTTATTATGGATGCAACCGCAGCACCAATTACTGGTCTTGCTATTATTTCTACTTGGATAGGACTTGAAATTTCGTTGATTCGTAGTGGATATGATCTAATCGATAATGCAACTTTTGCTCATCTTGGCATAGCAAAAGAAGAGGTTAATGCTTTTGAAATTTTTGTACAAACCCTACCTTATAGATTTTATAATCTTTTTATGTTGATTTTTGTTATTTTGACTATTTATACAGGTAGAGAATTTGGACCTATGTTAAAAGCTGAACTTAGAGCTAGAGCAGGTAAGTTTTCTCATGGACATGAGCAAATTGACAATATAGAAGATAAGGTTTTAGAACCAAAAGAGCATATAAAACTACAAGCTTCTAATGCAATCATACCTTTAGGTGTTTTGATCGTTTTTTCATTCATAGGTTTTTATTTTAGTGGTTATAATGCTTTAGATGATGCAAGTATTAAAGCACAAATTGATGTAGCACCACTTAGTTTATTTGCTTTTAGAGAAACTTTTGGAGCAGCTGATGCTTCGGTAGTATTGTTTCAAGCAGCACTTTTAGCTACCATAGTAGCTATTATTTTAGGAATGTATAGAAAAATATTTACTTTAAAAGAAGCAATTGCAATTTGGACTCACGGTTGGAGAACTATGATTATGACAGTGATTATTTTACTTTGTGCATGGTCATTAGCTTCTGTGATTAAAGATCTAGGAACTTCTAAATATTTAATTGATTTATTTTCGGATAAAACACCTATTTACTTGCTTCCTACTGCAATTTTTATTTTTGCTTCTATTATTTCTTTTTCAACGGGAACTAGTTATGGGACTATGGGTATTTTAATGCCTTTAGCTATTCCTTTGGCTATGGCTGTTGGGGTTCATAATGAATTAAGCGGAGTAGAATTGCACCAATATATGATTATTAATATTTCAGGGGTTTTGACAGGAGCTATTTTTGGAGATCATTGCTCGCCAATTTCTGATACAACTATACTTTCATCTATGGGGAGTAAATGTGATCTCTTAGCTCATGTTAGCACTCAAATGCCTTATGCTTTGAGTGTTTGTGCTATTAGTATACTTTGTGGTTATTTACCGGTAGCATTAGGACTTAATGTATGGCTTGGACTTGTTTTTGGTATCTTAGCTATGATAGCTTTACTTTTTGTAGTTGGTAAAAAGGTAGATGTATAA
- a CDS encoding SDR family NAD(P)-dependent oxidoreductase, with the protein MKTALITGVSSGFGLESLKALIELDYKVIAIARRKERLEKLQELYGNKIYPIALDVRDKQAVFTAIKNLPQEFKNISLLINNAGLALGLDEFDSLNIEDIEAMVDTNIKGFLYIARATLPLLRKTKNAHVINLGSIAANVPYYGGNVYCGTKAFVAQFSKALRTDLRGSNIKVTNIAPGLCKTEFSEVRFKGDVKKADEVYENTKYIKAEDIAKIITFIISLPEHININEIELMPVTQTWAGTFSEKI; encoded by the coding sequence GTGAAAACTGCACTAATAACAGGGGTAAGCTCGGGTTTTGGATTAGAGAGTTTAAAAGCTTTAATAGAGCTTGATTATAAAGTTATAGCCATAGCAAGACGCAAAGAAAGATTAGAAAAACTACAAGAGCTTTATGGAAATAAAATTTATCCTATAGCACTTGATGTTAGAGACAAGCAAGCGGTTTTTACAGCAATTAAAAATTTACCTCAAGAGTTTAAAAACATCTCTTTGCTTATTAATAATGCTGGTCTTGCTTTGGGTTTAGACGAATTTGATTCTTTAAATATTGAAGATATAGAAGCAATGGTAGATACTAATATCAAAGGCTTTTTGTATATAGCAAGAGCTACTTTACCTTTGCTTAGAAAAACAAAGAATGCTCATGTGATTAATCTTGGTTCTATTGCAGCTAATGTACCTTATTATGGTGGAAATGTATATTGTGGAACTAAAGCTTTTGTGGCACAATTTTCTAAAGCTTTAAGAACGGATTTGCGTGGAAGTAATATAAAAGTAACCAATATCGCACCAGGACTTTGCAAAACTGAATTTAGCGAGGTTAGATTTAAGGGTGATGTAAAAAAAGCTGATGAAGTTTATGAGAATACTAAATACATTAAGGCTGAAGATATAGCAAAGATCATTACTTTTATTATTAGCTTACCTGAACATATTAATATCAACGAAATAGAACTTATGCCTGTGACTCAAACTTGGGCAGGAACTTTTAGTGAAAAAATATAA